The Gadus chalcogrammus isolate NIFS_2021 chromosome 16, NIFS_Gcha_1.0, whole genome shotgun sequence DNA window CTCTTTCTTCAGGAGTCGTCACTGTACGGCGTGTGTGCTGCCTATGTTCACCACTATCCCGTGGTTCTGAGTCAGCAGCCTCTGGATAAGCTACTGGATATCATTCAGGTAGATATTGGATCGATAGGCAATGATGGATTACCGCATGGGCAACGTTGGCACATGTCCAGGGCCCTGGCCAATGGTGGGGGCCgttgatctatatatatatatataattttttttattcaaatggCCAAAACTTTGGTCATGAAAGGATTTGAATGTTTTTGATTTGCAAAATGAATAcatcacatttaaaaaataaattacttggAGTGACGTCAAATGTCGTCAAATTGGTGGTGTTGGTCAATGGTCAAATTCACAGTGAAAATGGAGAAACGTGTGCTTAGCCGGTCTGCATAGCgtaaacgaaagaaagaaaagtacaCTAAAGATACTGCCCTGGTACAACATATACCGTCCATTTTTTAACTCGTTAAAGCGTTAGAGGAAGTAATTAGATGCTTTTAAAGTCATGATATTTACCTGACAGATTCCATGTTCTGCCGTTAAGACGAGTGGCTGGAACTATGCATGCCCGCAGCCGCGGGGTTAgataatccctctctctctctctctctttctctctctctcctggctgcGCACTGGAttataatgtgtgtgattgttgatTGCATGAGTTATAATACTGTATGTGACTAAATTCGGTGTGCTAGTGCGTGTATTGCGTGTTGGTAGGGGTCAATGGCTGGTTTTTGTCCAGGGCCCGTGGTCATGTTAATCCGTCCTTGTCGATAGGGCAACTGATTAAAAGTTAttctgttttgttattttgtttataaTTTAAGCAAAACATTTGAACAACACTAAATTAAATGTCCTTTCTGGACTTTAAGTTTGTGTCAAATACTTCTCATGCTACTCTTTTACTACAATTTTGCCAGACATATATTTATTGTGTTAACAGGGGTCATCTTCAAAGGTCATCCTTAACTTCTGCAGTGAGTCAGAAGTGCAAAGCATCATGGGAGCCATTCGACAGCGGAACATAACAGGCATCCAGTGGATCGCGAGTGAGGCCTGGGCCACTGCCAAGTCGCTCTGGATGGAGTTTGGCGACTTCTTGAGCGGCACCTTGGGCTTCGGTATTCGCAGAGCCGAGGTAATTCCGGGGTTGAAACAGCATCTGTCCAGGCTTCGACCGTCCAACATCCAAGACTCAGCTTTCCTCACAGAGCTCTGGGAGGAGACACTCAACTGCAGACTGAACGGCTCTGtgaacacacattctcacatggTCAACCATCTGGATCGAAAGCCTTGCAGTGGCATGGAGGATTTAAACGATGTGTACTCTGCCTTCTCAGATGTGAGCCAGCTCAGGGTGTCGTATAACGTGTACAAGGCTGTGTATTTGGTGGCCCATGCACTGCAGAGAATGAGTGACTGTGAGGCGGGGCAGGGGCCCTTTGTGAACGGCTCCTGTGGAAACCCTCAAAGTCTAGAGCCGTGGCAGGTGTGTTGACACCTACTTCCATTGATATGATTTGTATACGTAGCTGttgtaaataaaacatgacatcTATATTTGTCATCCCTTCCTTTAGCTTTTCCAATACATGAAGAATACTAAGTTCTCCATATTGGGTGAAAAAGTGGACTTTGATCGTAACGGTGACCCCATCGCTTCGTATGACCTCATAAACTGGCGAAGGGATCAGGATGGCTCTCTGCGGCTGCTGAAGGTGGGCTTTTACGACGCCTCCCTGTCTCCAGAGCTCAGCCTGATGGTGAATGAATCTGCCATTCAGTGGGCAACAGGTGTGTTCTCGTCAAATCGCCCCCaggccccctcttcctctcagaCTGTTCTGTGTTCATTTATTAAATGGATTAGGCAATCTGCTGATGTTGGTTTTGCATCTATTGGATCCTTTATTTGTCCACCTTCAACAATCATTTCGCAAGtctaaaaacagaaaaaatgaaGTCAATAATAAAGATTTGTTTTCCTTAAATATAAAgtatcttgttttttttcaccaaacTGTCTCCACCACGGCAGCAATTGTTTAGCCTATACCTGCATCATAATGAGGCCTTTTTCTAACAAGCTTAGTTTAATTTAAGTGGTACACATGCCAGCCACCAAACAAAAAGAAACCAGGTGAACCCAGCCCAGGTCCCTCTCTCAATGGCCTTGTTTTGCCTCTCAGGCAGTCCGGTCTGTGTGCAGTGAGAGCTGCCCACCAGGGAGGCGTGTAGccaggaggaaggggaagcCTGTCTGCTGTTTTGACTGTGTCACCTGTGCTGAAGGGGAGGTCAGCAACAACACCGGTGGGCTATGTTCTGTGAGATCCATCTCTAactttcatgtttttttctgtttattaGAATGGGTTATTCTCgatctctctccatcaccagATTCTTTGGACTGCACACGGTGCCCAGAAGACATGTGGCCTAACGACATGAGAAACCTTTGCCTCCCAAAGAATGTTGAGTTCTTGTCTTACAAGGAGCCAATGGGTGTGGTTCTATGTGCTGGATCGGTTCTTGGAGCGTGTACCTCTCTCCTTGTTCTGGCTATGTTCTATAAACACAGGGCCACGCCTGTTGTCCGGGCAAACAACATGGAACTGAGCTTTTTCCTTCTGCTATTCCTGGCCACCTGTTTTCTCATTGGGCTTTTGTTCATCGGTgagccctctgattggctgtgccgAATTCGGTACCCAGCATTCGGAATCAGCTTTGCCCTATGCATCTCCTGCCTTCTGGCTAAGACATTAGTGGTCCTAATGGCTTTCAGGGCCACACTGCCAGGAAGTGGTGTTATGAAGTGGTTCGGACCCAATCAGCAAAGAGCAAGTGTGCTTTTGTGCACGGTGGTCCAGGTAAAAATAGCTTTAAATTAAAATGGAATGTAAATGAATCAATAGATGAAATAGCCAAGTTCAACAGTAACAATGACACCGTCCCATCTTTCCACTATTCAGGGCTTGATCTGTATTATCTGGCTGCTCACCTACCCACCTTTCACCAATAGTAACACAGGCTACCTCAGGAACACCATCATCATTGAGTGTGCTACCGGCTCCGAGGTCGgcttctggtgtgttctggGCTACATCGGCCTCCTAGCATGCCTTTGCTTCTTCATGGCGTTTTTGGCCCGTGAGTTGCCTGACAATTTCAATGAAGCTAAATTCATTACGTTCAGCATGCTCATTTTCTTTGCGGTGTGGATCACTTTCATTCCAGTCTACGTCAGCACCGCCGGTAAATACACTGTGGCTGTGCACATTTTTGCGATTCTGGCTTCTGCTTATGGTCttctgttttgtatttttgttccaAAGTGCTACATTATCATTTTAAAGCCAGAAAAAAACAGCAAGAAAAATATGATGCGTAAATGAGGACATAAATATGTGTATGcgtatattttaaaataaatagaaaaatagaTTATACTTTGCCAATTTCTCCGTCCAACCAGTCTTTGTATGGGTCCTGCATTAAAACGTTCTTCATacttaaaaaaatgtaacctttaaatactaattcattcattatgtCTCACAGGGTACTTGAGACATAATGAATGTGTGACCTCCTAGAAAAAAGTATCTTCTAATAATATTTGCTATAGTGACTGATGCTTAGCATTATACAGCAGCTGTTTATTTAATCATCAGCCCATACTAATAAATGGCCCAAAAAAAGGCTTTCGATACTCTGATTCCGTGCAATCCAATGTCATAATCAATAAAATCATCAACAAGTAAATTAGCATGAATTTGTGGATCTTTTAAAGTTTTGTCGTATGTGTACCGCAGCTGTTccgtaaaataaaaaatttggCAAAATCTGAAACCGTACATAGCATACACCTGCAGAGGGCGACATGCATCTAAAAGGAAGTGAGTTGTAAGTCGCACAATTCACATTAGGTGTACATAATTAGGCAGCATTATGACTATATGagttattaagtatttaaatggtatcatttttatataatataaataataaatgaagtctACAGAACGGAAGACAGACAAAAGACACATGAAACATCAAGGATTGGCATCATATCATCTATCCATTTATTCATTGGAAAATATACACATCCTTATGTTTATGGTGTCATTTACGCATCATATTTTTCTTGCTGTTTTTTGCTGGCTTGAAAATGATAATGTAGCACTTTGGAGCAAAAATACACACCAGAAGACCATATGCAGAAGCCAGAATCGCAAAAATGTGCACAGCCACGGTGTATTTACCGGCGGTGCTAACGTAGACGGGGATGAAAGTGATCCACACTGCAAAGAAAATGAGCATGCTGAACGTAATGAATTTAGCTTCATTGAAATTGTCAGGCAACTCACGGGCCAAATACGCCATGAAGAAGCACAGGCATGCCAGGAGGCCAATATAGCCGAGAACACACCAGAAGCCGACCTCCGAGCCGGTAGCACACTCGATAATGATGGTGTTCCTGAGGTAGCCTGTGTTGCTATTGGTGAAAGGTGGGTAGGTGAGAAGCCAGATAAGACAGATCAAGCCCTGAATAGTGGAAAGATGGGACAGTGTCATTCTTACGTTTGAGCTAGGCTATTTCATTTattgaatcatttattttttgttggatTACCACTGAATGCTATTTTTACCTGGATTACCGTGCACAGAAGCACACTTGCTCTTTGCTGATTGGGTCCGAACCACTTCATAACACCACTTCCTGGCAGTGTGGCCCTGAAAGCCATTAGGACCACTACTGTCTTAGCCAGGAGGCAGGAGATGCATAGAGCAAAGCTGATGCCGAAAGCTGGGTACCGAATAcggcacagccaatcagagggctcACCAATGAACAAAAGCCCAATGAGGAAACAGGTGGCCAGGAATAGCAGAAGGAAAAAGCTCAGTTCCATGTTGTTCGCCCGGACAACGGGTGTGGCCCTGTGTTTATAGAACATTGCCAAAACAAGGAGAGAGGAACAAGCTCCAAGAACTGATCCAGTACATAGAACAATACCCATTGGCTCCTGGTAAGACAAGAACTCAACATTCTTTGGGAGGCAAAGGTTTCTCATGTCGTTAGGCCACATGACGTCTGGGCACCTTGTGCAGTCCAAAGAATCTGGTAGTAGAGAAAACGACAATAGCTTATTCTaataaacagaaacaaacattaaaatatGAGAATGATCTTACAGAACGTAACCCACCGGTGTTGTTGCTGACCTCCCCTTCAGCGCAGGTGACACAGTCAAAACAGCAGACAGgcttccccttcctcctggCTACACGCTTCCCTGGTGGGCAGCTCTCACTGCACACAGACCGGACCGCCTGAGAGGCAAAACAAGGCCACTTAGAGAGGGACCTTGGCTGGGTACAactgatttatttttgtttggtgGCTGTAAATGTACCACTTAAATCTACATTGGCATTTATTTGATGCTATCAAGGTTTAAGAGAATTGCTGTGATGTTGCAGGTAgtttgttgaaaaaaacatgatgcattatatataaagaaaacaaatctTTATTATTGACTTCATTTTGATTTTTGGAGACTCTTGAAACGATCGTTGAAGGTGGACAAATAAAACATCCAAAAGCTTTAAAATCAAAATCAGCAGATTGCCAAATGCATTTATTAAATGAACACAGAACAGtctgagaggaagagggggcctggaggggatTTGACGAGAACACACCTGTTGCCCAACTGGCCACTGAATGGCAGATTCATTCACCACAAGGCTGAGCTCTGGAGACAGGGAGGCGTCGTAAAAGCCCACCTTCAGCAGCCGCAGAGAGCCATCCAGCTCCCTTCGCCAGTCATGAGGTCATACGAAGCGTGGGGTCACCGTTACGATCAAAGTCCACTTTTTCACCAATATGGAGAACTTAGTATTCTTCATGTAGTGGAACAGCTAAAGGGAGGGATGACAAatatagattttattttttatttacaacaGCTACGTATACAAATCATATCAATGAAAGTAGGTGTCAACACACCTGCCACGGCTCTAGACTTTGAGGTTTTCCACAGGTGCCGTTCACAAAGGGCCCCTGCCCCGCCTCACAGTCACTCATTCTCTGCAGTGCATGGGCCACCAAATACACAGCCTTGTACACGTTATACGACACCCTGAGCTGGCTCACATCTGAGAAGGCAGAGTACACATCGTTTAAATCCTCCATGCCAGTGCAAGGCTTTCGATCCAGATGATTGAccatgtgagaatgtgtgttcaCAGAGCCGTTCAGTCTGCAGTTGAGTGTCTCCTCCCAGAGCTCTGTGAGGAAAGCCGATTCTTGGATGTTGGACGGTCGAAGCCTGGACAGATGCTGCTTCAACCCTGGAATTTCCTCGGCTCTGCGAATACCGAAGCCCAAGGTGCCGCTCAAGAGGTCGCCAAACTCCTCCCAGAGTGACTTGGCTGTGGCCCAGGCCTCGCCCGCGATCCACTGGATGCCTGTGATGTTTCGCTGTCGAATGGCTCTCATGATGCTTTGCACTTCTGACTCACTGCAGAAGTTAATTATGACCTTTGAAGATGACCCCTGTTAATATAATGAATACAAAGTCAGTAATTGTGAGATAGTCTGTCCAAAGAGTAGCATTAAGTAGCCTAAAGAAGAATTCAAGACAAACTTGAAGTCCAGAAGAGGATATTTTATTTAGAGTTCCTGAAATTACTTGCTAAAGTAGATTAGAAAATAAATTACCTAAAAATACCTGACTGGTTCCATTGAGTAATCGAGTCAACCAAAATGTTCTTGAAACGTCCATTTTAAATTCAGTATCCCTAATCTTTAATCTCTTAAACTCGAGGTTCCCCAGATTTGGGAAGACCGTGATCACTCTCGCAGCAAAAGGCATACAACAATGCCCTTATTATGTAGAAATAGcaatatcaaattaaacatgagaaaCTCTGCTACAAGCACATATTAGTAATTtttacacacaccaaacacaattCAAACCCAAAGCATATTAATTAGACAAATTAGAAAATTAATAGTAGGCTGGAGCTTAAGAGGTTAATAAAGTGTTAAATTAaggttttctttgtattttattctatCCTGAATTCAAAAATATTAAAACCTTTAATCAGGTAACCTATCGATCCTACATCTACCTGAATGATATCCAGTAGCTCATCCAGAGGTTGCTGACTCAGAACCACAGGATAGAGATGAACATAGGCAGCACACACGCCATGCAGGGACGACTCGTGGAGAAAAAGCTGTATGGCGAAGCGGGCATAGTCAGACTCCAGTCCAATGACCCCCACCCAGGTCCAGCCGAAGTGGCTGACCAAGCGGGCCAGGGCTCTGACCTGGAAGGCATCGCTGGGCATGGTGCGCATGAACATGGGAAACTCTGTCTGCTCACTCAGGCAGCTGCAGGAGGCAAAGTAGCTCACCTAGTGGTGGGACAAACAGAGGATTACTTCTTCATTAAAATTGTACAAGCCTTTAAATAAGTATTTGACcatatttcatatattttttcatgGTAAGTTTTTGTACAATTGGTAAAACCTACACATCTTTTGGAAATAAATATTGACATAgttaaaaatacatacatttatctGGTATATCTGGTCCAATAAAAAGTAATATATATGACTTTAAGAACATTGTTCATAAAGGCTCACCAGGGGGATCTGAAAGGGGCCCAGACTTCTCAGTAGAGCCATCGACACACCAGAGGATGCATCTCCTATGATTACAGGAGACGGGGACCGGGTGACATCGGCACAACCTAACACTGGAGACCTGGAGCCTAAACTGATCAGATCACCCTTGCCAGAAAGCTCCCCTACTGACAGACTCCCATTCCTGATGGCTGTGGGGCCTGGCTGTCCATTCACCAAAAGCAGGGAGGCCTTCAGAGACACGGGGACCTCGTTACAGCTGTCTCTGATGTGGAACCCCAGCCTCAGCTCAGGCAGCAAGTCACGTCTCTGGTTGATCTCCCTGATAGCAAAGGTCATGGTCTGCATCCAACGCAGGGCGCGGGCACTGAAACTAAACATTTAGGTAATTCTTAGTTATTCAGATGCCCActcaacaaataaaacatattatACTGTAAATGCATAGGGAAACACTCATTTTAGATGCTCAAAATGTTGCCTTACTACTTGTGGGAACCAGGTTCTGGTTTGGATGTGTACGGTGGAAGAGAAGACACACGGGTGTAGTGCAGAGGAAAGACGCCCCCTAACACCACATCTCCGTCTTCGTAAAAACTGTTTGTCTCTTCTTCTCCGATGAAAGCACAGTCTGTGAGGAGGGCACATGAACTTACATTGAGGTTGTTCAAGAGAAACATTACAAGAATAATATTGGCAGCAATGAGAGCCATCACTGATgctaaatatttattaatataactTTAGTCTGGCATAGAATTAAACATATAATTCATTCTAGAGACTACCTGGCTTGGGTGGGGGCTTGAGTATTTATATACTTGTGGCGTGTGAATATTGACAGGGGACCGCCCATTTCTgacattgtgtattttttttaaccacCTCTGTATTTTTGTTATTCTGTATCAAACGCTGCATTAAATTAGGTTTTACCGATTGATGGTCAGGTTATTATGTTATTCTCATTATGATTATTTTATGATTAATTTAAAGCATTATCACTCATAAAAAATTTAAACAGAGCCCTTATTTGTGTACATTTTTCCAAATGTTTCGACATATATTTATGAATATTGTTTTAGAATTATTCTGTACACAAAAAATGTTATCTTCAGAATTAGATACAAAAAAATAGATGCACCATGTTACTTTAGGGTCccttatttattcaattattaccCATATCCATTTTTGTCACCCACACATAAAGCAAGGGTGACAAAAAAAGGAAACTGTttctgataaaaaaataaatattgcttATTTCATAAAAACTTTAAAAATAATGTAATACTTTTGCAAAGTAAGATATTTTGGGGTTCAATAAAGGCTAGTTAAGGTTTCATAGGCAGTTGCTCGCACTTTCCAGACGGAATTAGTGTTTCATATATTTACATAAATCGGGTTTTGAATATTCAGTGAAACATTGAATCTGAATGTTCCACTctaaataacatttcaacaaACAACCCAGTATGTCAAAGCTAAAAAAAAGTTTGTGCCCACTTGACTGATGTAAATACCCTTGACGcagactaaataaaacaaataaattaattaaaaattagCTATCGGGTTTCATAAAAGGTCACAGTGGATGTATAACGTCGTCTTAGGACTCTATAGGAACAAATATTCTCTCAGGCTTAATGACGTCATCAACCTCCTTAAAGTAGAAATCctattttgttttaattatgtttgatAGTTATGTCATCAACTCTGTCTAATACGTAGAATGgactcaaatatatatatatatcattcttAATTTCTTCATTGAAATAAAGCATTTTATACTATTGTATGcttaaaaattatatataatttaacCACAAACTTTTAAGCACGAGGATCATTCATCTCTATCAACCAATTGGACGTGACCAAAACACCCACTCAAGAGATGGTGTCATGAGATAAAAGGTGGGGCGTGTGATACATATATGATgacttctgcctctctcttttatCCACTAGGAGAAGGGTGGGTGTTTAAACGACATGACTCTCTTATTTTTAATATTGGTTAAACCTCTGTTTGTCTTAATCCATGGTGCATGTGCAGACCCTGCGCCTCTGGTGAAAGTCTGCTCATTGCAGAGCAGTTTTGAGCCAGGGTTTGTTGCTGCAGGTGACTACATTATTGGGGGCATCTTTCCACTTCACTACAACCAGGAGATGCCAGACCTCAATTCCACCTACAGACCACCAGCCGTTAAGTGCAATGGGCAAGTTTAGTAGGTTAACAATAGTCTTATTTTATCACAGAAGAATCTAAAAGCACGAAATGTGTAATTTTGcatgcaaaatataaaaataagcgATCTAATTGATATGGAGAATAGGAAAAACATCTTCCCTGATTAAAGGGATTGTGAGCATTTGTAATGTCATCACATCCATtagtcatttgtgtgtgtgttgtgtttgtacaCATGCAGGTTTGATCCCAGGGCTTTCCGCTGGGCGCAGACCATGAGGCTGGCAGTGGAGGAGATAAACCAGAGCAAGAAGCTGTTATCCAATCACACGCTCGGCTACAAGATCTTCGACTCGTGTGCGTATCCACTGACAGGCCAACGGGCGGCCCTGGCGATGATGAACGGGCTGGCGGAAGCCGAGTCCCCCATGTGCCACGGTGCCTCGCCACTGCTGGCTATCATTGGGGAGTCAGGCTCTGCCCAGTCAATCGTGGTGTCTCGAATACTCCAGCCTTTCAGAATCCCAATGGTAAAGATGACTTGGGTTACGTTTAcattcagtcatttagcaggTGTTTTGTAGACAGAGCGACTCAAATTTCGGCTGATCACAATCAGAATACTCAGCCAAAACGATGAACAATGATAAATAACAGAATTAACAAAGGAAATGCTGTGAAAGTTATAAATGCGtgccattgttttgttttttttaccaattcTGTCCTAGATCAGTTACTTCTCATCGTGTGCATGTCTCAGTGACAGGAGAAAATATCCTACTTTTTTCAGAGTGATTCCAAATGATGACTATCAGGTAACAATGCCACAAAATGTCACACATATTATTATGTACAGCAAAACAAGACATGTGTAGTGCTTTCCAGCCACggtgctgaggtgtgtgtgtgaggtgcatGCAATATGTTGATTGCTAGTAATCAGTGTCAGCACCAAGCAGGGTGATCTGCACATGCACCTTATACAACCTCATACAAGTCCATTACAACATAACATAGGAAATATAAGTGGGCAAGCTGGTTTGCTAGCAGTGTTAGCAGTTCAATTGTTATCATGTTGTTATTACTGTTGTGTTACTGATGTGTAATAATAAAAATTACTtatgtaaatcgctttggattaaagcgtatgttaaatgccctaaatgtaaatgttaatgtatgtTCTAAGTCTAAACACAAATATCAGAACATGTGTGGataaaatatgtacaatgcaatGCAATCGACCCCTTGTTTAATCAAACAACAATATTCCAATACAACACAAAGACAGCTGAATGGATCAAACTGCCCCCTGTGACTAGGTCAAGGCCATCGCCCAGCTGCTGCTGAGGTTCCACTGGACCTGGGTGGGCTTGGTGCGAGGGGACCACGAGTATGGACGCTTTGCTGTACAAGGTCTCCTCAGGGAGTTGAAGGGCACAGGCGTGTGTGTCGCCTACCAGGAGATGATCCCTTTGCTCTACAACCGCCAGAGGGCTCTTGAGATTATGCAGGTAGAGGCAAACGTATAGGATAAGTATACATTTGTAATCAGCAGGTTTGAACCCTTAGGGGCTGGTTTCCGTGATCAAGTTGTTATGTTTAATGTTGTTAATGTTTAATGGCTTAATGTGCTATGCAAACAAACTTTTTCCTCCTTGTATTGTGCTCTGGTTTTCACTagcactctctttctcttttgttttttgttgaaaGGTGATGCAAGACTCTGGGGCAaaggtggtggtagtgttttCTGCCGAAGGAGAGATGACTCCCTTCCTGAAGGACTACATGATGCTGAACATCACAGGAATCCAATGGGTGGCCAGCGAGGCCTGGGTCACCGCCTCTGTGTTCGCTGGCAGGGAGTTCTACCCCTACCTCGGGGGCACCATTGGCTTCGGCATCAGGCAGGGCCATATCCGGGGGCTCAGAAGCTACCTGGAGACGGTAGACCCTCAGACATACCCCTCTAATACCCTGGTCCAAGAGCTCTGGGGTGCTCTTTACGGttgctctccttctcactccttcTACTCCCCACTGGCCCCCTGCTCAGGGCAGGAGTCCCTTTTGGCGCAGCACTCGGGCTACATGAATACGTCGAGCCCCAGAGTCGCCTACAACGTCTACAAGGCCGTGTATGCCATCGCCCATTCCCTGAACAACCTTCTCGGCTGTCAAGAACACAGCGGGCCCTTCTACAACAAGTCATGTGCTCAAAGAAACAACATACAACCCTGGCAGGTACATCAAAACGTTGTTTTTGTACTACTGGTTTCACTCAAATAAAGAATGCTCATGTTGTCTGTTTGTGCCTCAAGCTCCAGCACTATCTCCAGGAAGTAGCGTTTAACATCGG harbors:
- the LOC130405400 gene encoding extracellular calcium-sensing receptor-like; amino-acid sequence: MFLFNDLNVSSAAIFKDCAYIGEKDSNSFYEDGDVVLGGVFPLHNTRVSSLPTFASKPEPGSHKYFSARALRWMQTMTFAIREINQRSDLLPKLRLGFHIRDSCDEVPVSLKASLLLVNGQPGHAAIGNVSCADVTRSPSPVIIGDASSGVSMALLRSLGPFQIPLVSYFASCSCLSEQTEFPMFMRTMPSDAFQVSALARLVSHFGWTWVGVIGEESDYARFAVQLFLQESSLYGVCAAYVHHYPVVLSQQPLDKLLDIIQGSSSKVILNFCSESEVQSIMGAIRQRNITGIQWIASEAWATAKSLWMEFGDFLSGTLGFGIRRAEVIPGLKQHLSRLRPSNIQDSAFLTELWEETLNCRLNGSVNTHSHMVNHLDRKPCSGMEDLNDVYSAFSDVSQLRVSYNVYKAVYLVAHALQRMSDCEAGQGPFVNGSCGNPQSLEPWQLFQYMKNTKFSILGEKVDFDRNGDPIASYDLINWRRDQDGSLRLLKVGFYDASLSPELSLMVNESAIQWATGAVRSVCSESCPPGRRVARRKGKPVCCFDCVTCAEGEVSNNTDSLDCTRCPEDMWPNDMRNLCLPKNVEFLSYKEPMGVVLCAGSVLGACTSLLVLAMFYKHRATPVVRANNMELSFFLLLFLATCFLIGLLFIGEPSDWLCRIRYPAFGISFALCISCLLAKTLVVLMAFRATLPGSGVMKWFGPNQQRASVLLCTVVQGLICIIWLLTYPPFTNSNTGYLRNTIIIECATGSEVGFWCVLGYIGLLACLCFFMAFLARELPDNFNEAKFITFSMLIFFAVWITFIPVYVSTAGKYTVAVHIFAILASAYGLLFCIFVPKCYIIILKPEKNSKKNMMRK
- the LOC130405975 gene encoding extracellular calcium-sensing receptor-like, which codes for MTLLFLILVKPLFVLIHGACADPAPLVKVCSLQSSFEPGFVAAGDYIIGGIFPLHYNQEMPDLNSTYRPPAVKCNGFDPRAFRWAQTMRLAVEEINQSKKLLSNHTLGYKIFDSCAYPLTGQRAALAMMNGLAEAESPMCHGASPLLAIIGESGSAQSIVVSRILQPFRIPMISYFSSCACLSDRRKYPTFFRVIPNDDYQVKAIAQLLLRFHWTWVGLVRGDHEYGRFAVQGLLRELKGTGVCVAYQEMIPLLYNRQRALEIMQVMQDSGAKVVVVFSAEGEMTPFLKDYMMLNITGIQWVASEAWVTASVFAGREFYPYLGGTIGFGIRQGHIRGLRSYLETVDPQTYPSNTLVQELWGALYGCSPSHSFYSPLAPCSGQESLLAQHSGYMNTSSPRVAYNVYKAVYAIAHSLNNLLGCQEHSGPFYNKSCAQRNNIQPWQLQHYLQEVAFNIGVEEVNFDLKGDSIPYYDIINWQRGPGGNIEFVNIGLFDGTKAAGMELVIEEEKIVWAGHQSEVLVSICSASCHPGSRKAVRRGEPVCCFDCVPCDTGKISNQTDAIDCTVCPEDFWSNTDRTLCIPKKVEFLTYDSLGIALTAIAVVGACITIAVLAVFLHNRNTAIVRLNNSELSFFILLSLTLCFLCALVFIGEPTPWSCMLRHTAFSITFSLCISCILGKTLVVLAVFTSTRPGNNLMKWLGPTQQRAIISTCTLVQVIICAAWLIDAPPFPSRNTLYEHSKIVLECSVGSSLAFWCVLGYIGLLACMCFILAFLARKLPGNFNEAKYITFSMLIFCAVWLAFIPAYISSPGKYADAVETFAILASSFGLLFCLFAPKCFIILLQPEKNTKQHLMGKK